From the genome of Cydia pomonella isolate Wapato2018A chromosome 1, ilCydPomo1, whole genome shotgun sequence:
gcatccaaaaactatgaGGATGATGGAGTTACATTTCACATgtgggtacattttttttcacgtattagtcaataaaaccacacatttttacaaataattccaGTGACATCTGATTTCTCTGAGTCGGACCATTTTGTCaaacaaacgcgtggcaatttgaatatgcattctacattgatGGTTtagcatggaaaactatttgtagtgtgctaagcaacggcgcaatgTATTAAGCCTCTAACGATATTCACAATGGCATTACTGTTTCCTGGTACGATCGCCAACCGCTAGCCTCTTGCCGCCGCGAAACAGAGTGGCGCTCGTGCATAATTGAtgtttgagcgttatcgataaaaatgtctGGATATACTGTGTATGGAAGTAATTACTTTTCACTTaatgtagtattattattaatttcaattaaatatcgAGTAGGTACGTCATagaaaaaactgttttaataacaattatttattacattgtagTTCATACCTGTAAGTATATCTTAGTCAGagtcttagcaacgattcgaataactgcactaaGTATAATCAGATATATTCATGCttgcaaaaatatcatttaacataatttgctttcgcagttcttcataactctattTAATATTCGGATTCTGGCCACACATGCTATAATAAAGAAAGTTCATtcaaaaatacaattgtaactattttaataatgtaaccctgatttttactcccttttgtgaaGTACAATCCAGGCGAGTGCTCGCGTCTAaggacaatcccaaagtaaacaatttaaacaaacagtaaataaaatcgttactaaaatttaaaaacaatcaaattaataaattattaatttttgattagcataaaacaagctttcgaatcatggtacatttttttttaaattaaaagccttagttttacattttatcaataaaaacctTTGTTGCAGAACTTATGGATCGACTGGTACACCATACTCCTAACTTGAAAATCATAACTCGCAAATAAGGTCAaatatttaaaggaatataaattaagacaatggcaatttttacttaaaacaaaacgttttaatgtcaaaacaataaggtagtgttcagaacatataaaatatcgatagctgtTACTTTATCCACTTTTCCTCCCTCTAGTGTCGCCGCTCTCGTTTCTTACTCCGCGCGGTTTatccaatcacagcgcgtgagttggttgtctggccacgccctcagtgatgtggtgggggacagttggagactaCGAGACtcattgaaattatgcttcgttataaatctccttacttcttatatctatggtaaGTGCGGTCTCCGATaacgcctttgttacgcatctcgATGCTCGATGAGACATTTTAGAATGGTTCTGTACttagttgggtcataagttCAGTCAAAAAGGTTTGCAGTTCGCATAGAGTCGCAaatcaataaccggttaaagcgAACGAAACTTTATTTATGCAGGTAAGTAGCACGTGccgttttacttacaatagacaaaggattagccgttcgggccagctacaaaacgAACGACTATAACAAAAccgtttatcgtaatgttggccattattcatggattttgaaggcatcatagagggtttatgatatgtgtgtagatacgAGTAGATAAATATACTTAACGTATGCAGGCTGCGCCCAGGTAAAGATGACATCTAATGAGTAAGTTAATGgtttagaaaataattttatacataccCATAACCCATAAATGAGAAATCACGTTTTGTGTTGAGGGTGTAGAGCGTCAGCGAGAAAACCACGGTGAAAGTGAGAGCCAATGCTTGCAGCACTACAAAGGTATCATAGAATGATACAATAACACCCACTGTATAGGACTGCACCACAGTCTGTAAAATAAGATTGCAATTGCATTATGTGTTGTTAGTACAGGAGTtcaataagcgctggtggcctagcggtaagagcgtgcgacttgcaatccggaggtcgcgggttcaaaccccggctcgtgccaatgagtttttcggaacttatgtacgaaatgttatttgatatttaccagtcgcttttcggtgaaggaaaacatcgtgaggaaaccggactaatcccaacaaggcctaattttaccctctgggttggaaggtcagatggcagtcgctttcgtaaaaactagtgcctaagccaaatcttgggattagttgtcaaagcggaccccaggctcccttgagccgtggcaatatgccgggacaacgctaggaagaaaaaaaagtacaggagTTCAATGAAATTTTGTAGATTTAGGTCATACTAATTACCACAAAGATggggtttgatttttttagttcTTTGTTTGTATCTTTTTGACATACTAAATCTAATTGAGCAAAACCTCTTCGTGCCCGTCGCCCTCGAGACAGCCGGGCCCTGGGGGCGGGCGGCGCGTGAGCTCTTCCGAGAGCTTGGCAAGCGACTCAGGGAGAAAGGAAATGACCCCCGTTCTGAGTCATGGCTtgtccaacaggtctccatcgccatacagcggggtaACGCTGCTAGTGTGATGGGGACTAGATGGAGGCTAGTGTAGTGTGGGGGGATGATTTTTTAAGGCGTATTAGTCACTAGTTagtataattaatatgtattttttatatttaaccttTACAATAAACTAGCACATCGTGCAAAACGCGTTTTTTGGACcgccaaaaatatttacttcgAAAATGttgagaaaataatattaaaaatcgtgTGTGGTATAAAATTACAGGAAATAATAACATGGTGAAAAAGGTTATGTATGACGATGATTTtagaaagtaaaaataaataataaaatcgtgGCAGAAAAAATGAAAGCtcaattgaaatataaatttcaGCAATGTTATATCCAACACAAACAATGTTATAactagagagagagagatacaAGTTCAGCTGCGGATCGGCAATGGTACATGGAGCTCAGTCGCGAAGTCCAGAGAAGATGTCGTCAGGACTACAATGCACACGTCAACGTgaaagtcagaatggcgggtgtacctaaataaaaataattgaaaagcataccatatttttgtacctaatttgtactatttagtacttccattaaaaaaattagtacctcacggtacgtaaagttatcataataaaacagtacacccgccatcctgacagtcagaatggcgggtgtactttattacgctatgttcccgtggttattgataaattctataaaagccaaatttttgtaccttcatattcaattataatatgagtcattttatttgtgctttccaagttttactcattttatattttgcttgctattacaattttgcaggcgttataatttttcaagttatcaatttcattttttagaaaaaacgctaaggtacaattatttttattacggaTGACTTTTTTGCAATTATACGCAACAGATCGGCGTCACTTATGCAGAGACTGTGTGGCAGTACCAATAGCAtcctgaaaacgttggcaggtaaGGTAGATGCACCACTGCTCATGCACTGGAATGGACTGCATGTGGAAGCCACAGATGCTGAGAAgtggtgcatctagattgcctagttatatttattttttatatattttttttgtacttgtagatatgttattattattttatatgtcactaaccttaattaattttaagatatatAGTAAGATATATAAtagaattttaagatttgttgtaaatactaacaattatggatctattgtggattcgaaataaataaataattgaaaaaattgaaattacgccaggatttagtacctttaatgtttaatctattaagttcaaataactcagaaaatcatttctataaaatgattttacttagtaagatttctttgaaatggcgcctagccttttttaacactaaggtacaattatttttattacgccaggatttagtacctttaatgtttaatctgttaagttcaaataactcagaaaatcatgtcttaaaaatgatttttcttaggaagatttctttgaattggcgcctagccttttttaccCCTTGTCTGTAATTGAGTCTTAAGCTCAAGGGGTTACAGATAATGTAAcacattacaataataatacatgAATGATGATAATGTTACATGAGATACATATAATGTAAACTTGATTTGAGAGATTACAGCAgttttttatacttacaaatgCAGCAAGGAGGTACAGATTAGCAGGGCTGTCACGTCTCTTCACTATCAAAGCCAAGAGAGTGCCAATGCTTAGTATGAATGCAATAAATACCATCCAATcactaaaataaaaagtttcgattatataatatattacccTATAGTGTAAActgcaaagaaaaataaaatgtaatctgGCCCATCAATGTGTGTGCCCCCTATGCTGGAATTTATTTATGCACCTTTATATTATCATTTCTGTTACTGGAGAATACCTGTTTTATCCCTTTGGGGATAACCATTCCCAGGTCCTGAAATAAATGCCTGATGGGAACAGATTTATATTAAGATTGGTTTGACTGAGTAAAGGCAAgtacaattttataaataaaactgggTATTCATAAGGCAACATTTGTTAACAAACTATTTAGAATTTGATCATCCAATTTTGTTCTTCTTCTGTCATATTTCCATGTTTCTAAACTTGCACAACACACATCCACACTTGACAACTTTTGTTTAAAAACTGAATGTTTCATCTTGCTCTCCACCTAGAGTGGGGAACACAGCAACATGTTTATGCAACAATGTTTCATCATCCTAGTTTAACATCATGCAACGCTGTTTATAAACAAATGTTGCCTAATTAATACCCTGtgtaaattattgtaatatgccctgaaaatcataataaatatatcccaTCAGGTGACATACTTaatttttgagttgttggaaggtgtattcccatttgtccctgCCAAGCACAGATGGTAATAGGAATGTTTTACATCATTCCCATGTCCCTGATTCATTTCTAGCCATGGACAAGTAGGGTGGGGACTAACTTAGTCATTGCCATCGAGAGACTTTAGAAATACTTCTTATTCTTTTTCTTAACCAATAATGCCATACCTTTTGTCAAAATACATCACACATAATGTGTATAGTAATAATAGCCTTACTTTTCATGAATAAAACTCTTCACTGGAGACACTTGCAAGAACACAGTTGAAATAGCTAATGTAGCAAGTAGTTGGACTGCAAGAAGGCCATAAACCTTACGGATAAATCCCAATCTGATTTCCTTATCTGCATTCATTACATTGTTGCGATATGCAAAATCGTCCTGGAATGAGTTAATTATAATCAGACACATTCTCAATATCTCTCACACACTCACTAATTATTAGAATTACAATATCATAACAaaatgtgatgatgatgatgactccTGACCGATTTCGGCCACAGTGTATGTGTTCTGGAGTGGACACTTTTAATTAATGTTAACGGAGTATAGCTGTTCCACTCTCTGGTGCGCTTTTAGATGGCTCGCGTACTCAACCGTCCTACTAAATTTCCGAGCGCATTTTGGGCACGTCAACACACCACCCACATAATTGTAGGAAATAGAGTTTGGCGGCCGAGCCTTAAGCTCATCTCGCTTTCGGTCGAGTTCGCTGCAACGTTCAGCTTCAAAACAAAATGTAAGAAACgtaaaaacatacaaatttaatatatccATGCAATACGCTTGACTTTCTATTCATGTGATCGATTGTTGAAAATGAGGATGTCGTAatgaatcattaaaaatttacCTCCATGGATTCTTTTCCACCAAGTTCACAATCTTCTTGCGCGTACATTAGCGGTATTGCTGCCATATTTTGATCAATGTTCAACAAATATCAATTTCGCATAAAATTTGTGGTTCTCTTCGGACAACACGAAGCAGATATAGTATTTTAGTGTTGTGGTTGTGAGTGTGACAGACAATCGTATCGTTTATGACGTTTGACGTGAGAATGAGGATGTGACGTACCTACAATGCCTACACTGGCTCAAGTGCCAATTCCATCCACACTTAATCAGGCCTGATATctgacccgatttcgggcccgagcaagggtattttttcgtttcactaaatatcagcacatcgtttaatacaatattttgaaattaaaaaaatggttcttatgcaaaaatatcaaacagaaTATTGTtcgcaattagagacaaagtattttttacatttcaaatatataagatattccgtgaaacggaaaacgattatcaaatTGGGACTgggggcctatcgcgaaaaccGCAATTCGCAAATTGCGCGGGTCGTTctattttactctcactaagacgtaattagagtgacagagaaaaattctCGCAATTGACGtatttcgattttcacggttatagTCTTGATTTAGGGcgcgatatcgggaagtgtggatgtaattgccACTTCGACGTGAAAATTCAACATTGGTGACCACagactatataaaaaaaggatAAAAGGGCTTTACAGATTAGTCCTTACTCCTTAGCTATTTGTGATTTAGCTGGTTGCctgggggcttaccgcgaaaatcggaattcggaaattgcggggatctttctcttttactctcactaagatgtaattagagtgacagagaaaatgcccgtaattgtcgaacttcgattttcgcggttatatccCTGGTGGGCGTGGTAAACGTGAAATGTGGCCGTTGTGGATTATTTCCTCCCACATTTAATATACGAGGGTGGAATGAAAAATTCGCgacctgaatattaaaaacaaaacagaggtttttattttatttttatttttctacatagtccccgtcgagttgaatgcacttgttcgATCTGGATttcagagccattacaccacttttgaagaagctttcctcgagacctttaaaataggcatccacctcagcttggaccacggcgttgcttgaaaatttcataccacccatatgttttttttttttaaattggggaacagatgaaagtccgatggtgctaaatcgggtgaatagggtgggtggggtaataattcaaacccacatttggcaatctccgccattttattttagtgacatgtgaacacgtgcattgtcctggtggaagataactttctttgtcaacattccaggtctttGTATTttcagagcctcgcgtaatctgcgtaataattcgcaataatagtcggaatttatagttttacctctctggagatactcaaccattattattccctttgcatcccagaaaacagatgccatgactttattggccgacaaaattgctttggcttttttggaAGGCGGAAATCCAGGATGAACCCACTGCTTGAATTGCTGTTTGGTATCTGGTATATAGTGGTGGAgtggacccacgtctcgtccatagttacaaatctgtccaaaaagtcttgagtatgggcttcatacaggtctagacattcacgtgaattagtacggcgagcgattttttgttctactgaaagaagcctcgggacccatctcgccgacaccttggaaaaacctaattctTTGACTATAATAGTTTtagttctttcataagagatgcctacgatgtcagctatttctcgcacctttaatcgccggtctttcattatcatttcgcatataattgccacattgtccgtgttagtcaccgttgttggcctcccgggacgagggtcatctgcgatactatctcgtccacgcttgaattcagctgcccattttttcaccatcgtatatgatgaacaggattgccctaatgtactttgcatatcatcatagatttgcttcggtgtcaatccttttttatgcaggtatttaatcacagcacgctgctctaatttctccattttcacgatatctaccgacacgtaactttaaatatgccgtaaaattgcttttaaatatagacgccaattgaaatttcgcgggaagacagttgaataatgacagttcaaaatggcggcagaattgaaagaagttttttttttaattggccaggccgcgaatttttcaatcaaccctcgtaATATAAAGTTAAGATCAGTGAATTGGTAAtctttgtatatattttagatCGTATTTTGTGCAAATATTATGAGTTTAGTACATTTCTTCATATTAGTTTTTTCAATTGGTATGATTAAAAATTTTTGAATCACGTTTGTCGGTACACTCATGGTACACTTGTATTGATTCCGAGAAACACAATATTTCAGCTAATTCAGCTATAGGTACTCAAAAGTAGTAGCTACTTTAAACCTCGCGCGAAAACGTTTGTGACGTCACGGTTTAAGTTTGTCGGTCGGTTTGCTTGGTCGATATTGCTTACATGAGTACACACGAATATATGACTTTACATACTTACAGTTTTTTGATATTGTTAATTCAGCACTATATAATTATTACGAATAGcgataaatacattataaaaataaatcactcTTCATTACAAACTCACACTGTTgcaatttaaaatgaataatttggATACATTACATGTACATTTTTAGTGAAAGTACCGAGCGCCAGCACTTGCACTCAAAACTtacttttttaaccgacttcaatatcATAGAAGGATGGAGGTTCTGTATTCAGttttgggtatttttttttatgtacgttcaccgattactccgacacccgtgtgacccgtggtccgatttgagtaattctttttttgtttgaaaggagttataGGTAAAAAGcttaagtcacctgttgtatgtagttgtgacgtgttcgaatagacatttgttttgtttgtgtgtgtcttttaaacatgtattgtctattcgaacacgtcacaactacatacatcaggtgacttacttaagttttttacctatacctccAAGTTGGCCCTTTTTTAACtgggttctgatctgatgatgggatccatgagcaCGTGAGCAAACAGAGAATTTTCTCTCAAAAACCATCAACTTGATGAAatggatctgatgatgatgatttttgataataatgatgatgttttttttaaagtagtatgttcaccgattactcctaCATCCGTGGTCCGCTTTCAGTAATTCCTCTTTCGTTTCaaaggagttacctccaaggtgctcacataatatttttggttctgatctgatgatggagtccacaaggaattgagggaactccttaatttttaaaaacacatGTATGGTGATATGACTCtattcttaagcaactcaagcatttcctctcgtAAACTGCCAAAttgatgtagtgcaactgtagccttaccacgagtttgactctacatattaaGTGACGTgatcgtaacttactttctatacatctcgctcgccctaataggatgccagtacaagcgagatgcatagaaagtaagttacgctatagcaaatatgtcagtgtcaaactcgtggtaaggcgactacttactgattatgaagaccacgGGCGATATGTTGAACTTACTTATAACAATTGggtgtatttttttgttgtaataataGTGATTTATATAAGTGGTGTTTGGAAtgaattttgttattatttaaattgtataggataatataaataaatgtaatgggtgtattatgatttttgatgtaggtaGTGTTGGAAATAAGAGGTGAGGGATAGGTGTGAGAGGTGT
Proteins encoded in this window:
- the LOC133528136 gene encoding protein lifeguard 4-like, encoding MAAIPLMYAQEDCELGGKESMEDDFAYRNNVMNADKEIRLGFIRKVYGLLAVQLLATLAISTVFLQVSPVKSFIHENDWMVFIAFILSIGTLLALIVKRRDSPANLYLLAAFTVVQSYTVGVIVSFYDTFVVLQALALTFTVVFSLTLYTLNTKRDFSFMGYGLVAGLSVLIIGGLLQIFIQSSGLELLLAFGGAILFSLFLIFDTQQMMTNLSPEEYILATINLYMDIINLFLHILRILNELNRN